The following coding sequences lie in one Caldilineales bacterium genomic window:
- a CDS encoding PBP1A family penicillin-binding protein: MRRTLIWLLLSALLLAWLPAAAWAEPRPSAPPSVSQPVADAIDRLTQISGRPPVQTTRIFDRYGNLLYELSDEGRRTIISLDRVPVALIQATIATEDKNFYGHGGVDLEAVGRAMYQNWLHSGIVSGASTIPQQLVRNLLMSEAERNELTLNRKMREAFLALDLDNKYSKDQILEMYLNTVYYGHQAYGVAAAAETYFRKTLDKLTLAEIALLAGLPQSPAVYDPLLNPRAAFTRQRIVLDLMEQQGYIDAEQKAAAMAEQVRIIPPPLPVLRAPHFVDHVRSLLLERYGPEGIHNGLQVHTSIDLRYQQLAEQIARAQMEEVGGRYRATNAAVVILHPPTGQVLALVGSLDYYSETIDGQVNMATSRRQPGSAIKPVLYASAFMHGWTPASVIWDAPISYQLAGGVYAPHNVTGRHYGALRLRAALANSLNVPAIKLLYQVGVPNMLQTAEKMGIHSWKAPEESYGLALALGGYEVSLLELTNAFATLANNGVYAPASPITRIEDGAGRLIFDAATATPPRQTIDPVAAYQVTSILSDARTRTLVFPADSALNTSQPTAVKTGTTDDWRDNLAVGYTPYMAVGVWVGNSNAKPMKNAYGFLTAAPIWHDVFETVWATPSLHPPLGYAGRPLPVGFTPPDGIVTAPVCDLLTGRFNRNCPKAYEEVFAAAPATAPNPTAIESDELAQQRGYCLPVLEAGMPTEIQKDARFVPMPRDSRDRDVARNWADRYNLQVTTFGECDPEAVARDLSGQPPLPKPARLVFLPPRKTQAAGVVEGGRVALGEIAARGLNLRAQPGLQATILGSLRHGQIAVIRQGPAKADGENWYQIRILDNGLVGWAVGRFLRTLPAADADMAAAAPAPAPAATPTP, translated from the coding sequence ATGCGACGAACCCTTATCTGGCTCCTGCTTTCGGCCCTGCTCCTGGCCTGGCTGCCCGCCGCAGCCTGGGCCGAGCCGCGCCCGAGCGCCCCGCCGTCCGTCTCGCAGCCGGTGGCCGACGCCATCGATCGTCTGACCCAGATCAGCGGCCGGCCGCCGGTGCAGACCACGCGCATCTTCGACCGCTACGGCAACCTGCTGTACGAGTTGAGCGACGAGGGCCGGCGCACGATCATCTCACTCGACCGGGTTCCGGTCGCCCTCATCCAGGCCACGATCGCCACCGAGGACAAGAACTTCTACGGGCACGGTGGCGTCGATCTGGAGGCGGTGGGGCGGGCGATGTATCAGAACTGGCTGCATAGTGGCATCGTCTCGGGAGCCAGCACCATTCCGCAGCAGCTCGTCCGCAACTTGCTGATGAGCGAGGCCGAGCGCAACGAGCTGACCTTGAACCGCAAGATGCGCGAAGCGTTTTTGGCCCTGGATCTGGACAACAAATACAGCAAAGACCAGATCCTTGAGATGTATCTGAACACGGTCTATTACGGCCATCAGGCCTATGGCGTGGCGGCTGCCGCCGAGACTTATTTCCGCAAGACGTTGGACAAGCTGACCCTGGCCGAGATCGCACTGCTGGCCGGGCTGCCGCAATCGCCCGCCGTCTACGACCCCCTCCTCAACCCCCGCGCCGCCTTCACCCGCCAGCGCATCGTCCTCGACCTGATGGAGCAGCAGGGCTATATCGACGCCGAACAAAAGGCCGCAGCGATGGCTGAGCAGGTGCGCATCATCCCGCCGCCGTTGCCGGTGTTGCGGGCGCCGCATTTCGTCGATCATGTGCGCTCGCTGCTGCTGGAGCGATACGGGCCGGAGGGAATCCACAACGGGCTGCAGGTGCACACCTCCATCGATCTGCGCTACCAGCAACTGGCCGAGCAAATCGCTCGCGCCCAAATGGAAGAGGTAGGCGGGCGCTATCGGGCCACCAACGCCGCCGTCGTCATCCTCCACCCACCCACGGGCCAGGTTCTGGCGCTGGTGGGCAGCCTGGACTATTACAGCGAGACGATCGACGGCCAGGTGAATATGGCCACCAGCAGGCGGCAGCCCGGCTCGGCGATCAAGCCTGTGCTGTATGCCTCGGCCTTCATGCACGGCTGGACGCCCGCCTCGGTGATCTGGGACGCCCCCATCAGCTACCAGTTGGCCGGCGGCGTCTATGCCCCGCACAACGTCACCGGCCGGCACTATGGCGCCCTGCGGCTGCGCGCCGCCCTGGCCAATTCGCTCAACGTCCCCGCCATCAAGCTGTTGTATCAAGTGGGCGTGCCCAACATGCTGCAAACGGCCGAGAAAATGGGCATCCATTCGTGGAAGGCGCCGGAGGAATCCTATGGGCTGGCCCTGGCCCTGGGCGGCTACGAGGTCTCGCTGCTGGAACTGACCAACGCCTTCGCCACCCTGGCCAACAACGGCGTCTATGCGCCCGCCAGCCCCATCACCCGCATCGAAGATGGCGCCGGCCGCCTGATCTTCGACGCCGCCACGGCCACCCCGCCCCGGCAGACCATCGACCCGGTCGCGGCCTATCAGGTCACCAGCATCCTCAGCGACGCCCGCACCCGCACGCTCGTCTTCCCCGCCGATTCGGCCCTGAATACCAGCCAGCCCACCGCCGTCAAGACCGGCACCACCGACGACTGGCGCGACAACCTGGCCGTGGGCTACACGCCCTACATGGCCGTGGGGGTGTGGGTGGGCAACAGCAACGCCAAACCGATGAAGAACGCCTACGGCTTCCTCACCGCCGCCCCCATCTGGCACGACGTCTTCGAGACCGTGTGGGCCACCCCCAGCCTGCACCCACCCCTGGGATATGCCGGCCGGCCGCTGCCCGTGGGCTTCACCCCGCCCGATGGCATCGTCACCGCCCCCGTCTGCGACCTGCTGACGGGCCGCTTCAATCGCAACTGCCCGAAAGCCTACGAGGAAGTCTTCGCCGCCGCCCCAGCCACCGCGCCCAACCCCACTGCCATCGAGAGCGACGAACTGGCGCAGCAGCGCGGCTACTGTTTGCCCGTACTGGAGGCCGGGATGCCGACCGAGATACAGAAGGACGCTCGTTTCGTGCCCATGCCCCGTGACAGCCGTGACCGCGACGTTGCCCGCAACTGGGCCGATCGCTACAACCTGCAAGTCACAACTTTTGGCGAGTGCGACCCAGAAGCCGTCGCCCGCGACCTGTCGGGACAGCCGCCGCTACCCAAGCCCGCCCGCCTCGTCTTCCTGCCCCCGCGCAAGACCCAGGCCGCTGGCGTCGTCGAAGGCGGTCGCGTCGCCCTGGGCGAGATCGCCGCCCGCGGCCTCAACCTGCGCGCTCAGCCCGGTCTGCAGGCCACCATCCTCGGCTCGCTCCGCCACGGCCAGATTGCCGTCATCCGCCAGGGGCCGGCCAAAGCCGATGGCGAGAACTGGTACCAGATCCGGATTCTGGACAACGGTTTGGTGGGGTGGGCGGTGGGGCGATTTCTGCGCACTCTGCCTGCCGCCGACGCCGATATGGCTGCGGCGGCCCCTGCCCCCGCTCCGGCAGCCACCCCCACCCCCTGA
- a CDS encoding LysM peptidoglycan-binding domain-containing protein encodes MSSASQWRLWMLAAVVLALAACANLATSPPTPEPPTPTPYFYTVQRGDTLFGLAARFGIEPNRLIEVNELENPSLLQPGQKLLISDRVTVSGRVLPTATPTPRPCVLGCKQRNDECQIKAVRARLDGTKLYALPSDDLYPLAEADLWFCREEEAQAAGWVHWTPAGPATPTSP; translated from the coding sequence ATGTCTTCTGCCTCACAATGGCGCCTGTGGATGCTTGCGGCCGTGGTTCTGGCCCTGGCGGCCTGCGCCAACCTGGCCACCTCGCCGCCCACCCCGGAACCGCCCACGCCCACCCCTTATTTCTACACCGTGCAGCGCGGGGATACGCTGTTTGGCCTGGCCGCCCGCTTCGGCATCGAGCCAAACCGGCTGATCGAAGTCAACGAACTGGAGAACCCCAGCCTGCTGCAACCCGGCCAGAAGCTGCTGATCTCCGACCGGGTGACCGTCTCGGGCCGGGTGCTGCCCACGGCCACGCCCACACCGCGGCCTTGCGTCCTGGGCTGCAAACAGCGTAATGACGAATGCCAGATCAAGGCCGTTCGCGCCCGGCTGGATGGCACAAAGCTGTATGCCCTGCCCAGCGACGATCTCTATCCCCTGGCCGAGGCCGACCTCTGGTTCTGCCGCGAGGAGGAGGCGCAGGCGGCAGGGTGGGTGCATTGGACGCCAGCTGGGCCGGCGACGCCGACGAGTCCCTAA
- a CDS encoding CoA-binding protein encodes MPAPDPIPAILAQTHTIAVVGFSSKPARAGYYVPDYLQSQGYHIIPVNPHLSAALGQPAYPDLLAVPQAVDLVLIFRRSEEVGPVVDQAITIGAKAVWMQLGIVDGAAAARARAAGLLVVMDACMLVEHRHWRAQSKP; translated from the coding sequence ATGCCCGCACCCGACCCCATCCCCGCCATCCTGGCCCAAACCCACACCATCGCTGTCGTCGGCTTCTCATCCAAGCCTGCCCGCGCCGGCTACTACGTGCCCGACTATCTGCAAAGCCAGGGCTATCACATCATCCCCGTCAACCCCCACCTCAGCGCCGCCCTCGGCCAGCCCGCCTATCCCGACCTGCTGGCCGTCCCCCAGGCCGTCGATCTCGTGCTCATCTTCCGCCGCAGCGAGGAAGTGGGGCCGGTGGTGGACCAGGCCATCACCATCGGCGCCAAAGCCGTGTGGATGCAGTTGGGCATCGTCGATGGAGCAGCGGCGGCCAGGGCGCGGGCGGCCGGGCTGCTGGTGGTGATGGACGCCTGTATGCTGGTTGAGCATCGCCATTGGCGCGCACAGAGCAAACCCTAA
- a CDS encoding cadherin domain-containing protein: MENIGKEGRSLNLYAAWQELTEQAARQAAQGQPWLLRLLAERGAALAPRYALWKGRLRRMRLGEQKWLRRKLGAGLAGAALLLALSGAPTVHAGNPIVVDGAICTLADAITAANTDAAVGGCTTGYAGADIIDVQADVSLTTANNTTYDRTGLPVITSAITIEGNGHSISRIGGTGFRILAVGSGGDLTLNSVTVSGGRAADLDFNRFGGGIFAKSAALSISNSTVSGNWAFDGGGIYARSATVMVSNSMVTDNGAHYPLSHGCGGGIKVVNSTLIVSSSTLSENSAGVCGGAIAASLASVMISDSTVDSNDTFDLWFGGFGGGINVGSSTLTVLNSLLSDNTADFGGGIEASGSTLVLSDSTLSGNAAWNYSGGGINIYASTLTVSTSTLDNNLAYTFGGGIGGWSAEIVISASTLSGNSASSYGGGIYAGSASLTISNSTLTGNSAAHAGGGIHTNASQVTLRRSLISGNVAGAAGNEVYNNASAITAANFNLFGHKGETNAQAFTNFTPSGSDITATWGGKAPTTLAGIVNLVLADNDSTVAAGAPPGSIVQTLALPSGSPAIDKAPSADCIAPTFDLDQRAKPRNTDGDGSASSNECDIGAFELQTASFQRIIVHKQTLPNGDPTEFQFKLRGPVGRDFSLADDEPHSTGQIPEGIYTLEEILPPGWDPAIPLASMTCDDGSPLSALDLAADEVLLCHFLNYKRGNIIVKKATIPPVASPNFAMKLIDASSNAQTLFSLANGGQFDTGALSSVPTYKLLEPAATLPGGWKKKSIACNNGSPGTAIVVPPGGTVTCTVTNENSAPTNILLSNVSVAENKAVGTLVGTLTASDAIAGDAHTFAFVDDGTPGASGNGSFQIAGNQLQTNAVFDYETKTSYNIKLKATDTAGQTKVKNFVIRILDKPG, from the coding sequence ATGGAAAATATTGGGAAAGAAGGCCGCTCCCTGAACCTGTATGCGGCCTGGCAGGAACTGACCGAACAGGCGGCGCGGCAAGCAGCGCAAGGTCAACCCTGGCTGCTGAGGCTGCTGGCAGAGAGAGGAGCAGCGCTGGCCCCGCGCTATGCTCTGTGGAAAGGGCGGCTCCGGCGCATGCGCTTGGGTGAGCAGAAATGGTTACGGCGCAAGCTGGGCGCCGGCTTGGCGGGCGCCGCCCTGCTCCTGGCGCTTAGCGGCGCCCCCACCGTTCATGCTGGAAACCCCATCGTCGTCGATGGCGCCATCTGCACCCTGGCGGATGCCATCACCGCGGCCAACACCGACGCAGCCGTCGGCGGCTGCACAACCGGCTATGCCGGCGCCGACATCATCGACGTGCAAGCCGATGTGTCGCTCACAACCGCAAACAACACCACCTACGACCGCACCGGGCTGCCGGTGATCACCAGTGCGATCACCATCGAGGGCAACGGCCACAGCATCAGCCGGATCGGCGGAACTGGTTTTCGTATCCTGGCGGTGGGCAGCGGCGGCGACCTGACCTTGAACAGCGTCACGGTTAGTGGAGGTCGGGCGGCGGATCTCGACTTCAATCGCTTCGGCGGCGGTATCTTTGCCAAGTCGGCTGCTCTGTCCATCTCGAACAGCACCGTCTCTGGCAATTGGGCTTTCGATGGCGGCGGCATCTATGCCCGTTCCGCCACGGTCATGGTATCGAATAGTATGGTGACCGATAATGGCGCTCACTATCCCTTATCTCATGGCTGCGGCGGCGGCATCAAAGTCGTGAACTCAACGCTGATTGTTTCGAGCAGTACGCTGAGCGAGAATTCCGCCGGAGTTTGCGGCGGCGCTATCGCCGCCTCTCTAGCAAGTGTCATGATTTCAGATAGCACGGTAGACAGCAACGATACATTTGATTTATGGTTTGGCGGTTTCGGCGGGGGCATCAATGTCGGGAGTTCGACACTGACAGTTCTGAACAGCCTGCTGAGCGATAACACGGCCGACTTCGGAGGAGGCATCGAAGCCTCAGGGTCGACTTTGGTGCTTTCTGACAGCACACTGAGCGGCAACGCGGCTTGGAACTACTCCGGCGGGGGCATCAATATCTACGCTTCGACGTTGACAGTCTCGACAAGCACGCTCGACAATAACCTGGCCTACACCTTTGGGGGCGGCATCGGTGGCTGGTCCGCAGAGATCGTGATCTCAGCCAGCACCCTTTCTGGCAACTCGGCAAGTTCGTATGGCGGTGGCATTTATGCTGGGTCTGCCTCACTTACAATCTCGAACAGCACCCTCACCGGCAACTCGGCTGCCCATGCTGGCGGCGGTATTCATACCAACGCCAGCCAGGTGACCCTCCGGCGCAGCCTGATCAGCGGCAACGTGGCCGGCGCAGCAGGCAATGAGGTGTACAACAATGCCAGTGCAATCACTGCCGCCAACTTCAACCTCTTTGGCCACAAGGGTGAGACCAACGCCCAGGCCTTCACCAACTTCACCCCCTCCGGCTCAGACATCACCGCCACCTGGGGTGGCAAGGCGCCCACTACACTTGCCGGCATTGTCAACCTCGTCCTGGCTGATAACGACAGCACGGTCGCGGCTGGCGCTCCCCCAGGTAGCATCGTCCAGACTCTGGCCCTTCCGTCCGGCAGCCCTGCCATCGACAAAGCCCCTTCGGCTGACTGTATCGCCCCCACCTTCGACCTAGACCAACGCGCCAAGCCCCGCAACACCGACGGCGACGGCAGCGCCAGCAGCAACGAGTGCGACATCGGCGCCTTCGAGCTACAGACAGCATCTTTCCAGCGCATCATCGTCCACAAACAGACCCTGCCCAACGGCGACCCCACCGAATTTCAGTTCAAGTTGCGGGGGCCGGTGGGCCGCGACTTCAGCCTGGCCGACGACGAACCACACAGCACCGGCCAGATCCCAGAGGGCATCTACACCCTGGAAGAGATCCTGCCCCCCGGCTGGGACCCCGCCATCCCGCTCGCTTCGATGACCTGCGACGACGGCAGCCCGCTTTCGGCCCTCGACCTGGCCGCCGACGAGGTGCTGTTGTGCCACTTCCTCAACTACAAACGTGGGAACATCATCGTCAAGAAGGCAACGATCCCGCCCGTGGCTTCGCCCAACTTCGCCATGAAACTGATCGACGCCAGCAGCAATGCCCAGACCCTGTTCTCGCTGGCAAACGGCGGGCAGTTCGACACCGGCGCCCTCAGTTCCGTCCCCACCTACAAGCTGCTGGAGCCGGCGGCGACGCTGCCGGGCGGCTGGAAGAAGAAGTCCATCGCCTGCAACAACGGCTCGCCAGGGACGGCCATCGTCGTGCCGCCGGGCGGGACGGTGACCTGCACGGTGACGAACGAGAACTCGGCCCCCACCAACATCCTGCTTTCGAACGTCTCGGTGGCAGAGAACAAGGCCGTCGGGACGCTGGTGGGGACGCTGACTGCCAGCGATGCGATTGCCGGCGACGCGCACACGTTCGCCTTTGTCGATGACGGCACGCCTGGGGCGAGTGGGAACGGGAGCTTCCAGATTGCCGGCAACCAGTTACAGACAAATGCGGTCTTCGACTACGAGACGAAGACGAGCTACAACATCAAGCTGAAGGCGACGGACACGGCGGGGCAGACGAAGGTAAAGAACTTCGTGATCAGGATTCTTGACAAGCCAGGTTGA
- a CDS encoding response regulator transcription factor — protein MNPIRILIVDDHPVVREGLAGMLAGQTDFAVVGEAVHGADGVEQAIQLRPDVVLMDLRMPEMDGVAAIRTLRLRQNPAHVLVLTTYDSDADILAAIEAGATGYVLKDAPRDDLFRAIRAAARGETVLAPAVASRLLGRMRAPAEEQLSAREIEVLEFVAEGCSNREVGRRLHISEATVKTHLIHIYGKLGVSDRTSAVMAALEKGILRLG, from the coding sequence ATGAATCCAATCCGCATCCTCATTGTCGACGATCACCCGGTCGTGCGCGAAGGGCTGGCCGGGATGCTGGCCGGGCAGACAGATTTTGCCGTGGTGGGCGAGGCTGTGCACGGCGCCGATGGCGTCGAGCAGGCGATCCAACTGCGGCCGGACGTGGTGCTGATGGATCTGCGTATGCCGGAGATGGATGGCGTGGCTGCCATCCGCACTCTGCGGCTGCGCCAAAACCCGGCCCACGTCCTCGTTCTCACCACCTACGATAGCGACGCCGACATCCTCGCCGCCATCGAAGCTGGCGCCACCGGCTATGTGCTGAAGGACGCCCCGCGCGACGACCTGTTCCGCGCCATCCGCGCCGCGGCGCGAGGCGAAACGGTGTTGGCGCCGGCCGTGGCCTCGCGTCTGCTAGGCCGGATGCGCGCCCCGGCCGAGGAACAACTCAGCGCCCGCGAGATCGAAGTGCTTGAGTTCGTCGCCGAGGGCTGTAGCAATCGCGAGGTCGGACGCCGGCTCCATATCAGCGAGGCCACGGTCAAGACCCATCTGATCCACATCTATGGCAAACTGGGCGTCAGCGACCGCACCTCGGCGGTAATGGCCGCGCTGGAGAAGGGCATCTTGCGCTTGGGCTGA
- a CDS encoding sensor histidine kinase: MAPPQPPTPASAHADDVLLRWNRIWSAVFGLSLLAPLAISWLATDLPWPSLLWATGLAALALVAHGFIAYYLPHRQVQVREHSWLLVSYIVLIIALWYALTRIDGVFNFFLGGVFSQMFFWLPIWLSIPGGILFSAGLAYLEARTVDFDRATLDSPTIWIWGFVALAGVVLAAFIDAILRQSMRRQSLIHELEATQKELAASERRAGVLAERQRLAHEIHDTLAQGFTSIVMHLEAAEQGLPGNEAVVRRHLDFARRTARESLEQARRVVQDLQPQQLDQATLAEAIERVSAAWAEETGLRANVAITGAPRPLPPELEVTLLRTAQEALANIRRHASAGQASLTLSYMPDLVVLDVQDDGVGVGRLPTIAGPEGGFGLQAMRERVTQLGGTLLIESAPGEGTTLVVELPA, from the coding sequence ATGGCCCCACCTCAGCCGCCCACGCCCGCCTCTGCCCACGCCGACGACGTCTTGCTGCGTTGGAACCGCATCTGGTCGGCCGTGTTTGGGCTTTCGTTGCTGGCGCCACTCGCCATTTCCTGGCTGGCCACCGACTTGCCGTGGCCGAGCCTGTTGTGGGCGACAGGACTGGCGGCGCTGGCGTTGGTCGCTCATGGTTTCATTGCCTACTACCTCCCCCACCGGCAGGTTCAGGTTCGGGAACATAGCTGGCTGCTGGTGAGCTACATCGTCCTGATCATCGCTCTGTGGTATGCCTTGACCCGCATCGATGGCGTCTTCAATTTCTTCCTGGGCGGCGTCTTCAGCCAGATGTTCTTCTGGCTCCCGATCTGGTTGTCCATCCCCGGCGGCATCCTCTTTTCAGCCGGGCTGGCGTACCTGGAAGCGAGGACGGTGGACTTCGACCGGGCGACGCTCGACAGCCCCACGATCTGGATCTGGGGTTTTGTCGCCCTGGCGGGTGTGGTGCTGGCGGCCTTCATCGACGCCATTCTGCGCCAGAGTATGCGCCGCCAGAGTCTGATCCACGAGTTGGAAGCCACCCAGAAGGAATTGGCCGCCTCCGAGCGCCGCGCGGGTGTTTTGGCCGAGCGGCAACGCCTGGCCCATGAGATCCACGACACCCTGGCCCAGGGTTTTACCAGCATCGTCATGCACCTCGAGGCGGCTGAACAGGGACTGCCGGGCAATGAGGCGGTCGTGCGCCGCCACCTGGACTTCGCCCGGCGCACTGCTCGCGAGAGTCTGGAGCAGGCTCGTCGCGTCGTCCAGGATTTGCAGCCGCAGCAGCTCGACCAGGCTACCCTGGCTGAGGCCATCGAGCGGGTGTCGGCCGCATGGGCGGAAGAGACCGGTCTCAGGGCGAATGTCGCCATCACGGGCGCCCCGCGACCCTTGCCCCCCGAATTAGAGGTTACACTCCTGCGCACGGCGCAGGAAGCGCTGGCCAACATCCGCCGGCATGCCTCGGCGGGCCAGGCTTCGCTGACGCTTTCCTACATGCCCGATCTGGTGGTGCTCGATGTCCAGGATGATGGTGTGGGCGTCGGCAGGCTGCCCACCATCGCCGGGCCGGAGGGAGGGTTTGGCTTGCAGGCGATGCGTGAGCGGGTGACGCAGTTGGGCGGCACCCTGCTGATCGAGAGCGCCCCTGGCGAGGGCACGACGCTGGTCGTGGAGTTGCCGGCATGA
- a CDS encoding ABC transporter permease: MHAFAKLTFVQFKLFLREPLAFFFTLVFPLLLLLLYGLIWGNEPGSAFFGGPFGYIDTEVPALAAIIIGTVAFMSIPIAVASARERKELRRLRASPLRPSAYFAADVAVYLSVCTLAMALVIVVGRLAFDLRFAGNWLALMTGFLLCALAFVAFGYLIASVAPTSRAAQVVGQVLFFPMMFLSGATLPLLIMPEGVQKVAEKLPLTFVVTLLQGLWFGRGWDTAAVWLMVVMLGVGAFVSARLFRWE; the protein is encoded by the coding sequence ATGCACGCCTTTGCCAAACTCACCTTCGTTCAGTTCAAGCTCTTCCTGCGCGAACCGCTCGCCTTCTTCTTCACCCTGGTCTTCCCTCTGCTCTTGCTCTTGCTCTACGGCCTGATCTGGGGCAACGAACCGGGCAGCGCCTTCTTTGGCGGGCCATTTGGCTACATCGACACCGAGGTGCCCGCCCTGGCCGCCATCATCATCGGCACTGTGGCCTTTATGAGCATCCCCATCGCCGTGGCCTCTGCCCGCGAACGCAAAGAGTTGCGCCGTCTGCGCGCTTCGCCTCTGCGCCCCAGCGCCTACTTTGCCGCCGATGTCGCCGTCTACCTGAGCGTGTGTACGCTGGCGATGGCGCTTGTCATCGTCGTCGGACGGCTGGCCTTCGACTTGCGCTTCGCTGGCAACTGGCTGGCCTTGATGACCGGTTTCTTGCTTTGCGCCCTGGCCTTCGTCGCCTTCGGCTACCTGATCGCCAGCGTCGCCCCTACCAGCCGCGCTGCCCAGGTGGTGGGGCAGGTGCTTTTCTTCCCCATGATGTTCCTCTCCGGCGCCACACTGCCCTTGTTGATCATGCCCGAAGGCGTGCAGAAGGTAGCCGAGAAGCTGCCGTTGACTTTTGTCGTGACCTTGCTGCAAGGCCTGTGGTTTGGCCGCGGCTGGGATACAGCGGCGGTTTGGCTCATGGTGGTCATGCTGGGTGTGGGAGCGTTCGTTTCCGCCCGCCTTTTCCGCTGGGAATAG
- a CDS encoding ABC transporter ATP-binding protein, producing MPAVIEVNHLHKRYGATVAVEDVSFAVKQGEIFGILGPNGAGKTTTVEAVVGLRRPDAGEIRVLGLDPQTHYYALIERIGIQLQQAALADRLRVWEALDLFASFYRRAQPWEPLLAQWGLAEKRNTPFGKLSGGQKQRLFIALSLLNDPEIVFLDELTTGLDPQARRSTWDLVRAIRDQGKTIILVTHFMDEAETLCDRLAIIDQGRVIALDSPSHLVRQVQAEQRVIFESDHPLAVETLRGLAGVNRVERQNGQVTVSGVDGDLVLGVIAALQQQGLNFKNLRSEQPGLEDVFLALTGRPMRAD from the coding sequence ATGCCAGCCGTCATCGAAGTCAATCATCTACACAAACGTTATGGCGCCACTGTTGCCGTCGAGGATGTCTCGTTCGCCGTCAAGCAGGGCGAGATCTTCGGCATTCTTGGCCCCAACGGCGCCGGCAAGACCACCACCGTCGAAGCTGTAGTGGGGCTGCGCCGGCCCGACGCCGGCGAAATCAGGGTGCTCGGTCTGGACCCGCAAACGCACTACTATGCGCTCATCGAGCGCATCGGCATCCAACTTCAGCAAGCAGCCCTGGCTGACCGGCTCCGAGTGTGGGAGGCGCTCGATCTTTTTGCCTCCTTCTACCGCCGCGCCCAACCCTGGGAACCGCTGCTGGCGCAATGGGGCCTGGCCGAGAAACGCAACACGCCCTTCGGAAAGCTCTCGGGTGGGCAGAAACAGCGGCTTTTCATCGCCCTTTCTCTGCTCAATGACCCCGAGATCGTGTTCCTGGACGAACTGACCACCGGCCTCGATCCGCAGGCGCGGCGCTCGACCTGGGACCTGGTGCGCGCCATCCGTGACCAGGGCAAGACGATCATCCTGGTCACACATTTCATGGATGAGGCGGAAACGCTCTGCGACCGCCTGGCCATCATCGACCAGGGCCGGGTCATCGCCCTCGATTCTCCCTCCCATCTCGTGCGACAGGTGCAGGCCGAGCAGCGCGTCATCTTCGAAAGCGACCATCCACTCGCCGTCGAGACCCTGCGCGGTCTGGCGGGCGTCAACCGAGTCGAGCGCCAGAACGGACAGGTCACCGTCAGCGGCGTTGACGGTGACCTGGTGCTGGGGGTTATCGCCGCCCTGCAACAACAAGGCCTGAATTTCAAGAATCTGCGTAGCGAGCAGCCCGGCCTGGAGGATGTCTTCCTGGCCCTGACCGGCCGCCCCATGCGCGCCGACTGA